Proteins encoded by one window of Thermoproteota archaeon:
- a CDS encoding methyltransferase — protein sequence MAERAKIRVRGLEIETDREVYTPAEDSLLMIDSVDLWGDLKGIKCLDVGTGTGIVAIFMARKGCETFATDITSESVELARRNAELNGVDIHVTQGDLMDHFKDSSFDIITFNPPYLPEPPSNVKLSISWAGGSMGRELIDRFLSDLPRVIKEDGKAAVLHADYNEPRLTLEWGRKRGFNSRILGRRKLAFHELIVIELRPRSLRAERP from the coding sequence TTGGCTGAGAGAGCTAAGATCAGAGTGAGAGGTCTCGAGATCGAGACTGACAGGGAGGTCTATACGCCTGCCGAGGACTCACTACTCATGATTGACTCCGTAGACCTGTGGGGAGATCTTAAAGGAATTAAATGCTTGGATGTGGGAACGGGCACGGGCATAGTAGCAATATTCATGGCTAGGAAGGGGTGTGAGACCTTCGCGACGGACATAACCTCTGAGTCAGTGGAATTAGCACGTAGAAATGCCGAGCTAAATGGTGTAGACATCCATGTCACCCAGGGTGACCTGATGGATCATTTCAAGGATTCTTCCTTCGACATAATAACGTTCAACCCACCGTATCTCCCGGAACCCCCGAGCAACGTCAAGCTCTCCATATCTTGGGCCGGGGGTTCTATGGGCAGGGAACTCATAGATCGCTTCCTCTCCGATCTTCCTCGTGTTATTAAAGAGGATGGTAAGGCAGCAGTATTGCACGCGGACTACAACGAGCCGCGTCTGACTCTAGAATGGGGAAGAAAGAGGGGATTCAATTCCCGCATACTAGGCAGGAGGAAGCTAGCATTTCATGAGCTGATTGTTATCGAGCTCAGACCTAGAAGCCTGAGAGCTGAGCGTCCCTGA